Proteins encoded together in one Prochlorococcus marinus str. MIT 9211 window:
- the psbX gene encoding photosystem II reaction center X protein, with protein MAFPVLNLLLDVAVSSEAATNSAIGMIGSFLAAAAFIVVPAASFLIWVSQKDALERKR; from the coding sequence ATGGCTTTTCCTGTGTTGAATCTTCTTCTTGATGTTGCGGTTTCTAGTGAGGCAGCGACTAACTCGGCGATCGGTATGATTGGCAGTTTTTTAGCTGCAGCTGCTTTTATCGTGGTCCCAGCAGCATCCTTTTTGATTTGGGTCTCTCAGAAAGATGCTCTAGAAAGAAAGCGCTAG
- a CDS encoding YggT family protein has protein sequence MGFLLAGLSIAFLIRIVMTWYPKENFKNKFWLLFTVPTEPFLVISRRLIPPIGGVDITPVIWFGFLSLIRELLVGPQGIISQMLLRSNSFL, from the coding sequence ATGGGCTTTCTTTTGGCAGGACTATCAATTGCCTTCCTAATTCGGATAGTAATGACATGGTATCCAAAAGAAAATTTCAAGAATAAATTTTGGCTCTTATTTACTGTCCCCACGGAGCCTTTCCTAGTCATCTCAAGGCGTCTTATCCCCCCTATTGGAGGAGTTGATATTACTCCTGTAATCTGGTTCGGGTTTCTGAGCCTGATAAGAGAATTACTAGTTGGACCGCAAGGAATCATTTCTCAAATGCTTTTGAGAAGCAATTCCTTCCTTTAA